A part of Citrifermentans bremense genomic DNA contains:
- a CDS encoding response regulator, producing MSDYNVLIVEDSPTMRQLIAFALKRIRGVRIVEANDGVDGLKKLSSERFDLILTDINMPIMDGLKLVSLVRNDANYKAIPIVVITTEGAQEDRERALALGANDYITKPIQPTKILDVAKSLLRIA from the coding sequence ATGTCAGATTACAACGTTTTGATAGTTGAAGATTCGCCGACTATGAGGCAGCTCATCGCCTTTGCCCTGAAAAGGATCCGCGGGGTCCGCATCGTCGAGGCCAACGACGGCGTCGACGGGTTGAAAAAGCTCTCCTCGGAGCGTTTCGACCTGATCCTCACCGACATCAACATGCCGATCATGGACGGGTTGAAGCTGGTGAGCCTGGTGAGAAACGACGCCAACTACAAGGCGATCCCGATCGTGGTGATCACCACCGAAGGGGCGCAGGAAGACCGGGAGCGCGCGCTGGCTCTCGGGGCGAACGACTACATCACCAAGCCGATCCAGCCCACGAAGATACTGGACGTGGCGAAGAGCCTGCTCAGGATCGCCTAG
- a CDS encoding GAF domain-containing protein yields the protein MQKDEERTVHTRGEEFLQVFKKGAEFTQDLLKENERLRYRVLELEKFQSSGGEAASGADVRKLTERIADLEAEKQEILDRIRHVEEENQDFAARYLEIEDENNNLANLYIASYQLHSTLDFKEVLQIITEIIINLIGAEEFAIMLLDEKSDEIQAVATEGVERSEIPPVRLGKGVIGEVATSGESHFASDFEAYERDFTAPMVCIPLKIKEHVIGVLAIYKLLMQKKEFAPVDYELFTLLAGHAATAIFSSRLYSDSERKLSTIQGFIDLLTK from the coding sequence GACGAGGAACGTACGGTTCACACCAGGGGCGAAGAGTTCCTGCAAGTCTTCAAGAAGGGGGCCGAGTTCACCCAGGACCTGCTCAAGGAGAACGAGCGGCTGCGGTACCGGGTGCTCGAGCTCGAAAAGTTCCAGAGCTCTGGGGGCGAGGCCGCGTCCGGCGCCGACGTGAGGAAGCTCACCGAGCGGATCGCCGACCTCGAAGCCGAGAAGCAGGAGATCCTGGACCGGATCAGGCACGTCGAGGAGGAGAACCAGGATTTCGCGGCGCGTTATCTGGAGATCGAGGACGAGAACAACAACCTCGCCAACCTCTACATCGCGAGCTACCAGCTGCACTCGACGCTCGACTTCAAAGAGGTGCTCCAGATCATCACGGAGATCATCATCAACCTGATCGGCGCCGAGGAGTTCGCCATCATGCTCCTGGACGAGAAGAGCGACGAAATCCAGGCGGTTGCGACCGAAGGGGTGGAGCGGAGCGAGATCCCGCCGGTGCGGCTGGGCAAGGGCGTCATCGGCGAAGTGGCTACCTCCGGCGAGAGCCATTTCGCCTCCGACTTCGAGGCCTACGAGCGCGACTTCACCGCGCCGATGGTCTGCATCCCGCTCAAGATCAAGGAACACGTGATCGGCGTCCTCGCCATCTACAAGCTCCTGATGCAGAAAAAGGAATTCGCGCCGGTCGACTACGAGCTGTTCACGCTTTTAGCCGGGCACGCGGCGACCGCCATCTTCAGCTCCAGGCTCTACAGCGATTCGGAGCGCAAGCTGTCGACCATACAGGGATTCATCGATCTCTTGACCAAATAA